A part of Abyssibacter profundi genomic DNA contains:
- the mnhG gene encoding monovalent cation/H(+) antiporter subunit G yields MTWLVDTLSWGLLLIGGLFCVLSGVGLFRMPDLFTRSHAAGMTDTVGASFILLGLLLQSPDWTVAVRLVLIIGFLVLTSPTASHALAQAALADGLRPQLGRPGRSQ; encoded by the coding sequence ATGACCTGGTTGGTCGATACCCTGTCCTGGGGGCTGCTGCTCATCGGTGGCCTATTCTGCGTGCTCAGCGGCGTCGGCCTGTTCCGCATGCCCGATCTGTTTACCCGATCGCATGCTGCTGGCATGACCGACACCGTCGGGGCTTCATTCATATTGCTGGGCCTGCTGCTCCAATCCCCCGACTGGACGGTGGCCGTGCGTCTCGTACTCATCATCGGTTTTCTGGTGCTGACCAGCCCCACGGCCAGCCACGCGCTGGCCCAGGCGGCCCTGGCTGACGGCCTGCGCCCTCAGCTTGGCCGTCCCGGGAGGTCACAGTGA
- a CDS encoding monovalent cation/H+ antiporter complex subunit F: MMFAAAMFAVAVTMALALTRALLGPTVYDRILALNVFGTKTVLFIAVAGFLFGRPEFLDIALVYALINFIATVAVLKLMHYGELGWVEPTTEQDDL; this comes from the coding sequence ATGATGTTCGCGGCTGCGATGTTCGCCGTGGCGGTGACCATGGCATTGGCACTGACCCGCGCCCTGCTGGGTCCCACGGTTTACGATCGGATACTCGCACTCAACGTCTTTGGCACCAAGACCGTGCTGTTTATTGCAGTCGCGGGCTTTCTGTTCGGCCGTCCTGAGTTTCTCGATATTGCGCTGGTTTATGCGCTGATCAACTTCATTGCCACCGTCGCCGTGCTCAAGCTCATGCACTACGGTGAGCTCGGCTGGGTGGAGCCGACAACCGAGCAGGACGACTTATGA